GAGGCATTTATTCTTGGCCCTAACTTAAATCCTAGATCATATGAAGTTAACTCAGTTTTTATGCCGCTTGCCTCTTTTAACGCCTTCACGCCTTGGCGCTTTGGGCTCTGCATTCTTTTTATGCCCTCTTTTACAAATATCCTATTCACATCCAAAAGAGGCGCGCAGTCGGCAACTGTGCCTAAAGCTACGAGATCTAGATAGTCCCCTAAGTTTGGCTCTTCCTCTTTAAAAAATCCCTCATCCCTAAGAGCGCGTCTAAGAGCTATTACCAAGTTAAAAATCACTCCTACACCTACAATCTCTTTTGCAGGATATTTACAGTCTTTGATTTTAGGGTTCAACACCGATACTGCATCTGGCAAATCTTGAGGAGGTTTATGGTGGTCGGTAACTATAAAATCTACTCCTAGCTCCTTAGCTTTTTCTACCTCATCCACAGCGGTTATGCCGCAGTCTCCTGAGATTATAAGCGATACTCCCTTTTGAGCCAGCTTTTCAACAGCGCTAATATTAATTCCATAGCCTTCCTTTAATCTGTCGGGGTTGTAATATGTAACGTCCGTTCCTATGCTTTTTAAAAAATTATACAAGAGCGCAGTTGAAGTAACCCCGTCAACATCATAGTCGCCATATATAGCAATTTTCTCGCCATCACTAATACCCTTTTTTGTTCTCTCAACAGCTTTTTCCATACCCTTCATTAGATAAGGAGAGGGGAGATCAAAGAGGGTGCAGTTAAGAAAAAGGTTTGCCTCGGTTTCATTCTGGATTCCGCGGTTGATTAATATCTGTGAAGTGATTGGAGAAACATTTAGGCTCTTAGAGAGTTTATCTCTTAGTTTAGATTTCTCTTTTTCAATTATCCAATTTTCTTTCATTTATAATTTTCTGGCTAGAAAAATGTGTTTGCTATAAAGTCTAATCAGCAGGCTTATATATTAGACAGAGCTTAACTTGAGAGTCTATGATATTTGTATCAAGAATTTTCTTTAAGATAGCTGACAAGCCCGCTTAGCCCTAGGAAATAACTGTTTATTCCAAATCCTGATATAACACCAAGCGCAACTCCGGAAACAAATGACTTTTGCCT
This genomic window from Thermodesulfobacteriota bacterium contains:
- the recJ gene encoding single-stranded-DNA-specific exonuclease RecJ; this encodes MKENWIIEKEKSKLRDKLSKSLNVSPITSQILINRGIQNETEANLFLNCTLFDLPSPYLMKGMEKAVERTKKGISDGEKIAIYGDYDVDGVTSTALLYNFLKSIGTDVTYYNPDRLKEGYGINISAVEKLAQKGVSLIISGDCGITAVDEVEKAKELGVDFIVTDHHKPPQDLPDAVSVLNPKIKDCKYPAKEIVGVGVIFNLVIALRRALRDEGFFKEEEPNLGDYLDLVALGTVADCAPLLDVNRIFVKEGIKRMQSPKRQGVKALKEASGIKTELTSYDLGFKLGPRINASGRMSTADRAVELFISNDLDDARQLAKGLNKENTNRQNTEADIVKEAITELESNPDIIGEYSIVLASRNWHPGIIGIVASRIVDRYEKPTILIAIDDKGVGKGSGRSVEGVNIYSALLECSELFLQFGGHEQAAGLSIKEENIDTFRVMFDKALSSLEEKYEARLTIDVEVPLQSMTEELISELEMLAPFGIGNPEPTVLSTGLDVVSQRIFKDKHLGFKVKSGAKTYDAIWFNMKEPELLPDKIDMVYTPEFNKWNGKKEIRLRVVDASQENN